The genome window tgtgcctgctctaccaactaagCTAACCTGGCCACTATTTGATTTTTTCACGAAACATGGCTTTCAATTTGTATAACGATTTTCAATTATTGTTATTcaagaagtattgcgattcgatattgagtattgcgattttcttttctttctttaacaaaaacaaaagttgaataatccACTTTTGGAGACAATATaacatgagacatttctaaaaaaaaaacatcacatgtcagtcagtcagtctgactaCTTTGTAAAGAAGTAGTTAACATGGAATTTCTGCATTGTTTGCTTTTGGTCtcttttgctggaaacggatatgatgtagtcgccgtcggtggtttaggtgaatcattggtttaaaaaaaataatatccatTGTGGGGAAAAGAATGGATAcgtgaattctttttttttttttttttttttttccacccgTACAGTCCAATTAACTACAATTTACTTGTGGTTAAATATAGCTGCTCTTTTGTGTATCTGGTTTATTGTCCGCTGAGTTGAAGTTTGAATCATTGCTCATCAATTCAGTAATGTGAGCTCTATATAGACCACGTCTGAGGTTTCCAAAGctttttgaattttattttttttttattttgcacaataaaatcCAGACAACAATAacctatataataataaaagattGCGCAGGTgagattaaaggacaattccggcgcaaaatgaacctaggggttaataacatatgtgtaccaagtcgaacgttctctgggatctattttcatgctaatcgaatgtgtctctagcttgaaacaagctaccgcaaaccgggGGTTAGCTGCTaccgctagctttcggggcacagggtaaatcactatttgatACCACTAACGAGGCTCGAAACAGCACCACACTTATCGCCATCTTGgataacagtcatgagcagacgaacgccgtgcaaccagtaaccagtaacatagctcaaacacagcgttcgtgattcgactgctcatgactgttatccaagatggtggccgcatgtaaacattaacgctactgtctttatagtctatctttgtaataaactgtctgtacacttacaaagttctcagggcttcggtttgcatgtagggaccctcattatgctactgtttaagtgtggtgctatttcgagccttgttagtggtatcaaatagtgatttaccctgtgccccaaaagctagcgttagcagctaacccccggtttgcggtagcttgtttcaagctaaagacacattcaattagcatgaaaacatatcccagagaacgttcgactcggtacacatatgttattaacccctaggttcattttgcgccggaattgtcctttaagaaaaCCCCTAGGTGCTTATAGAAGGAGTCTCACCTGAGGAAGAGAGGAATAATATAGATAATGAACAATTACAAGTGTCctaaacagaaaacaacaaattgaacacaagtaagcactgaataaaaaaaataaaagcataaggTTGGCTACATAAACATCAACggcataaaataaattacaataataTAGATAAAATGAGGATATGTGGACtgatgtgtatatgtgtaagtAGAAATGGCAGACAGCAAGGCCAAATGATGTGATATGAATAGTTCAGATCAATACAGATAGTTAAGTTTGGCTAATCAGACAAGTCTTAAGCATCTTTTTATAATTCTTTACAGAAGTTCATTCTGTCTAGTGAGCGATTTGAGCCCAAGATTTAGCTCAGTGTCAATTTGAATACAGTACACTGGGGGAGTAgacgtttttttcttctttaaactGTCATCTCATTCTTGTTGCTTATAGTAAACCACGTCAAAAATATCAAGACTAGTGCTGAAACAATAAGCCAATCAACCGAAAATGATTTAACAACGTTGATTAATGAAGGCTTAGCTGTCAATGAAAAATCCCAAACATTCTCtgcttccagcttctcaaaatgtgaggatttagggcttttctgttttaaatccctgtaaactaaatatcttcgTGTTTGACTGTTGGGCGGAGAAAACAGATAATATGATGCTACCTTGGACTCGGGAACAGCAATGGGAGATTTTCACTATTTTGAATTGTTAGCTGAAGTCCTAGATTAGACAACTAGTTCTGCATCTAACATTATCGATTAATGTGAAAATTACGATAATTTCCTGATGGATGGGtttgtcagaaaatggtaaaaaatgcATCCGACAGTCAAAAGCTCAAGAAATTAAGTTTACTATCACACAAGTCGCATACGATCATTTATTGCTTTGCAGTTTTTAAATGATTATCACAACAGTTTCCTATTTCTGGTGATTGAAAGGTTACTAATTATTTCAGCTCTATATTTATTACGGTGTTGTAGTATTGTAGTCTTATGTGTATTTTATGATTTATACTTTAGCAATCACTGCCACAAGTTTAGCATattcatgcatttgtgtctttgCGTGTAATACAAGAAACATCATAAGCCATGTCCttttgttaccatggtgatatAACTGAGTCAGTGCTTGAGTAAAACCCTTCAGTGCTGCACTAAGCTGACCCCAGTCTGCTGACCACATGTTCATCACAGTCGTCTAACTCAacagcttccctctgctcgccgTCACGGCACAGCACGAGACACgctcacaaaaagaaaaaacattttttctacaTGCTGTTATAACTAAGTCAGCTCATTTGGAGGGATTTATAATCAATACATAAATGCTGACAAATGGCGATGATGTGTTTCCTCTGTATCTGGTGTAATCATGTGCTGTATTATGTGAGAGGCCGAGGCGCTCCTCAACAGAATTTTGATATTCTGTTAGCGTCCCACACGTTTTTAATTACTCTTCAAAGAGCAGGCTATTTTTGTTGCAGAAAGTTTTTGAGCCGGCTGAGTAGCTGAAACAGCCTCAAGGCAGAGCTCTGTTCGGCACATTTTGGCTGCAGTAGGCAATTAACTTAGTATTAAAACTAGTTGTGTTGCCGCTTGTCTGCTTCAGTTTACTTGAAatatacacagaaaaacactgtCTGGATTATTACAGATAGAAAAACACTGACAGATAAATCTTGCTTTTGCACCCATGTGGCTTTTAGAGAAAGGAACTTAGAATATGTTGAAGTCTGAAAAACAATCAAATCTATCAAGAGTGACAACATTTCTTGAAATGCTGTCATGATTTATCTCATTTCTCAAGTTCTTTAATCTGTCAAGTAAAAATTAGAAGGTGCTCTATAATTTGTGCTCATGTCTTGGGCTGTCTGCTCTAATGACTAGTCTTATCACAGTACAACTGTCAGTACTAAATACCTAAATAATGTCTTTAACTCACTAGTTGCTGAAGTGGATGGGAGCACCTATTGGCGTTACCCCTTCAATAGTCTCTGTAACCCACGGCAACTGGAGGAGTTCATCGTTATGGACACTGACATCATCAGAAACCAGAAGCTGGGAGCTGGAGCCGGCATGAGGTCCAATAAGGTgagggtgtgtctgtgtgtgtggttgcagaACAGATTGCATTATGAGGGAACGTTGCTTTTCTCTTGGAAGCAAAATCAATAGCGAAGCATTGCATTAACCCTGATTCTGTATGTGGGATTCAAGCCAAAACAACGGGAACACACAAGAGTGTTTGTTTCGAAGGCGCAGGGGATTAGGTTTGTAGGGACACTGTTCGCTCTCTCTTTACTCTGAATATTGCATCCGTATTGATGCAACTGAGGAAAAGAACAAGGTGTTTCAGCGACTTGAAACTacatttattgtgtgtgtgtgtgtgtgtgtgtgtgtgtgtgtgtgtgtgtgtcacagcacACCCTGGCTGAGGTGTGGGTCCAGAAAACATCAGAGATGAACACCAGTCAGCAGTATCACTGCCGTACATTCCTGGGTCACCTGCTCAACATCGGAGACCTGGTGCTAGGGTGAGTACGAGGGATTGACGAGAAGTTGAGAGGCTGGTCGTCAGGTTGGCAGTAAAGACTGATTGCAGGCTGCACACTTGACACTTCATGGCACATTTACTTCTCACACTACAGATTTGACTTTGCCAATTCCAACGTCAATGACGAGTACCTGAATAAGATGAACCCTCACCACGTTCCTGATGTGGTAAGACTCAACTCCTCAGTGAACGAACCTGGGCTTCCATGATCCCTTTAAGTAGCTATTGTCGCCTTGATTAACACTGTCCTCTAGTGGCAACATAAAATACTGACTGTGGATGTGATCACATCCTTGGGGAAAAATACTACATTCAGGCATAGCATCACATAGAGAAAAGTTATGTAGACAATCTGCGATGGTGTTTTAATTGTACAACCTCAATGTGGACCCTCTAAGGTGCTGATCAAGAAGAGCTACGACCGCAGCAGGAGGGCAAAGCGCAGGAACTGGAAACTgcaggagatggagagagagcgagaaggCATGGACACAGATGATGAGAGGTAGGAGAGTAATGTGGAGTTTCTGGATTCTCTTGAAGTGAATGAATTAAAGCTTCAAGAATTTGAAATGTTATTCAACTCTCATGTTTAACTCGTCATCtttatttatactgtttattccccagtggggaaattacaatttacactctgtttgttagaaatacacacacatgctcaggatcAGCTACCAaaccacactctgtactttggtccgtactgggacttgaaccagcgaccctccggttcccaacccaagtccctacatactgagctactgccaccccttactaaaacagctgggcacagtagtttttagcaaacattactcGGACTGGAGAAAATACTGCATTCATTGGGGACTATTTCCAGGCTTAGAGTAATGCATATTTGGTGCTCTAGTAAGTATTTACAGTAGCAGAACAGTGTTTGTTGGATTGGCTCAATTCAAATGACAGTGTGCAtggtcctcatgatgaaaacgcaTGGCATTTCACAGTGtggctcatttacagttttaatagttttttggCAACAATGGATGGCGACACAGATAATACATGTTAGTCGGATCAATTCATGGTGGTTTTGTGTCTTTTCATGGGGCacgttgacaataagaaaaatgtaGAATATCCCCAGACTTGTCCTTAAAGGCGAGAGTGCTTGGAAAAGTTCTCATAAAATATTCTTACAAAAAATAAGGTGAATACATTGAACTTACCCTAACCCATTTAACAACACATTGGCCTTAGAAAAGAACTCCCTGAATAAACAAATGTTTTATCCTCAAGTCCATTTTGAGCCTATGAGGAATTGCttaaagattgtttttttggcaCAAATGTCCCCCACACATAAAATAAGGGTAAACACTTGATACCTGAAATGGTGACTAAAGACATGACATTGTTTTTTCATATTTAGTGAATAGTTTGATAATGTCCCAAGAATGCCAAGTATCCTGTAAATATTTTCCCTGTAATGTGGCACCACATTTTCCTTTTAACTTGCTTTTCTGTCTTCAGACAATACCAGGACTTCCTGGAGGACTTGGAGGAGGATGAGGCTCTGAGGAAGAATGTTAACATCTACAGAGGTGAGCCGCTGGACGCTGCAGACTTTTCACTGCACCAGTATCCTCAGACACTTCAGCCCTTCTGTTTGTTTCCATTGTTGCAGCTTGAGTAGTTGGGATGCGGCTCATTTGCTGTGAATGGCTGCTTAAGCAATCAACAGATCTAATGCAAGTTTATTATAGATGATGTGTTGGATGGACAGTTAATGAATAGAGGTTGATTTTTGAATTTCAGATGCGTCAAAGATTCCAGTGGAGAGCGACACTGATGATGACGGAGCACCACGTGTGTCCCTGATGGAGATGCTGGAGGAGCTCAGCCTAACGGATGCAACAGGAGAAGAGGGGGCCGAGATGATGACAGACTAGCCGGTCGGCATCCTGCCTGTGTGACACTGACAGCTGATCTGTCAAATACAGGTCCGCTGatgacacagttacacacagagCTGAACTGACAGCAGATTGAGGACTGATTGAACCATTGACAAATAATGTTTCATACAGAAACAATCCACAGTTCATTGGACTGTTATGTAATAACTCATAAGAGTTAAATCCTGTGTGGGTTAAATTAGTGCCACACAAATATGCTTCTAAAGTACTCTTTTCTCCCTTTGGCATGTAACATTTTGGAGTTATGTGAAAATGAAGTGCATCTATTTCACtatatcaaaataaataattgtccTATACTTTTCCTAGATGTTTTCTGCTTGGGGATTAAACACATTAGCTGGGTCCCAAATCCATACTACATACTAATTATATACAGTAAGTACTCAGATGGCAATACAACTGCCACTTTGGAAAGCTACTGCCAATTAAACTTcacaaaagtattttttctgAAGATTTaatacttgtttttgttttgtttttatcttcttttttgCAGTTTGGTGATATAATTAAGgacctttatttaaaacaaaaggtCCTTAGTGCACTCTGCAATTTCTTTTGCCAACTGTGAGCATCTGGCAAAAAATTTGCACTGAGGGAGAGTAGTGTGCATCAACAGCACACTCAAAAAAACAATGCATACTGTCTGCTTTGAGTATatatttggttacactttacttgaaggtatctacataagagtggcaTGACACTCATGAATGTgtcaaacattataaacaagtcataaacgtttatgacataatgctttTAGTAAGTgccattcggtttttgtcatgacactgtcatgtgttcatgacagtgtcatgtcactcttatgtagataccctCAAGGAAAGTGTTACCCTTTATTTTGCGCATGAAAACACCACATACTCAAAACCTTGCAAGTACTTTTCTGTACATATCCACCAGAGGGAGCTTTGGGCCACTAACAAAACAGATGTAATGCATTCAAATTGCCACACTTGCAATAAGCCCGGCCAAGCCTGTTAATGGCATTATTTGCCTACCATGGGCATTATGTAAATACTCACCTAGCTGCACCACCTTTTCAGCCAAAGAGTGGTAAGTAATTGAAAACATtatcaattttctttttttctgtatatCTTGATTCTAATATGTACTTGTATATAGCCTGTTATAATGGAACAAATGCCAGGACTCAGTACACTGTCATGGACATTTTAAGCAACTTTATGAAAAAGAGGAAGGGTATACTGTGTAAAGCAGttgccttaaagcagccatattatgctcattttcaggttcataattgtattttaaggttgtaccagaataggtttacatggtttaattttcaaaaaacaccatatttttgttgtactgcagtgctctctctcactgctgcagatcctcttttcagctggtctctgttttagctacagagtgagacctcttttcttcttcttcttctgtactatttttgattgcactgcacattcgcagtagctcagatgtagatcatgtcagctagctagctccatagacagtaaaagaaaggctgtttctacaactttggtcagttacaaggcaggattagctgggagacttctaaatgagggcgcacatggaagtagttcttttgtagattatggtgaacttgtgtgtgttgtagcagtgctttgctattgagaacgaggtagcatgctagcgttagcattagcgttagcatgctacgagctaatggttgcggttagcctgctcgtttcggcttgtgacgtcacaagccgtgcagattttgaccagctcacccagagactgaaggcaggacacattcagaaactgtatctcactctaaacagcatggatggatttttttcaaagtttgtatgtgtgtggaagcaccagagacacaacataacaccccaaatcccagaaaaagtgatttctttcataatatgggcactttaaaaaccCCTGAGTAGTTTGAAATGGCTTTAAAGGGCAGagtttgtattacattttaggAGCAAATCTAATGATGATGATCCCTGATGATTTTAGGAATGTAAAACCATGAAAGGTGCGCACACACATCCTTGAGCATTAAATTCAAACCATAATTTAACTTAAGTTTTTTATCACTAGGTTTGTTGCATGGCTGTGCAGACCTACTGATATGAGGCTTTATGTAATCTAAGACCCCAGAGGAATGTGTGTATCACATGTCTGTGTGACATGTCTCACATTCTAACTTGAAGAGGGAGGAGGCATCCTGGTCTTGTTTTTCACAAACCTGAGCTGGTGGAACGGTAAAAGAAAGTCAATGAGGTGAATCCCCTCTTGAGTGTTTAGGTGTGTTTGGGCAACGAGAGTAcggtttctgcttttttttctgaTCACCATCCTGTTGATCTGATTTTCTCACCATCTTTGCATCATGTGCACAAACTGAGCTCTTCTGACCCATTTGCTTTGCCTCTAGCCCCCTTACCTAATTCCTACCATTACAGACCGACTTTCTCTCAGTATAAGAAGACCAATGGCATGTTGATGGAGCTTCGATTCCCAACAGTACCTGAGCTATTAAGAAGGCTGACATTCTGATTTGAATACTGATTTCCAAACTACTTTTAGCAAAGCAGGTCAGGACTGTTTATGCAAAGACATTCAATATTTATACTACAAAGAGGTGTTAAATCTCTACAACGGGAAAATGTTATTCAGGCAATGTGTCTGGGATTTTAAACCAGTCCTCATCCTTGTGACGTCGACAAAATCACAGTGTATCCATGCGTAACCAGTGCACTACAGAGGCGGCGCTGCCCGTGTTTACACATCAGTAATGAATAGTGTTGTCAAGTCAAATGCAAGAATTGAGCAGGTCAGCAAACATTGTGCAAATAGGAGATGACATTTTCTTATTGCCCTAAAGCAAAAGGGACAACTTCTGAGCTtgcttgaattttatttttatttaatattttttaggGTTGTTAGAGTTGTGCGTTCAAAGATTCAGGTTTTTCACATCCTTCATTTAGGCAGGGACTTTGAAGAGAATAGAGGGAAagtttatatattttgtatcaAGAGTATGCATATTAGGCTTTTAGTGGTTTTCCAAGACATGTTAAGAGTTGTGCATAAAACGTTTCTGGATTCACACCTGACCAGTCACACACCTCAGTCAGTTCTCAGTTTCTGAGTTCTTGTATTTAATGTAGCATTATCATTCATAATTATTATACATAATCATATATCTACCACCAAAATGCGGAAACACATGTATGCTAAATGTATGAGGATAAAAGAGCAGAGACTGTCTGATCCAAGATattatttgcatttgtttttgaaaGTGCTAATTAGGTTTCAGAATGACACTGTGGTCCTATAAATGTTATTATAGATGGTATTATAGAAACACTGCAAAATATTCTTATCATGTAAGTGATAAAAATATGTATAGCTTGTTAACTTTTCTTATTTAGTCGTACAGTAAATAAAGCTTAAGAGAAGCAGGACAGACAACTCAACTGTGCAAAGACTGCAGCTGAATATTAAGCTGTCGGAATAATTTTTACGTTCAGTGTAAGATTTTATATTTGTTCAATATTTAGTGTCCATATAATAACTTGCATGAACTACAACATCCCTATACGCTGTGGTAACCGTGCATACCAGTGTGATGCCCTGCTGACACGGTTTGTTATCCAACCTGCTGCCCGGTGCTACTGTGACGCAGCGTCGGGCTGCAGCGTGGTGGGACAGATGCGTCACGGACTGAAGAAAGTTTAAAGCTGCTGCACAAAGACTTTTACATGGCTGCATTAGAGCTGCAACCAAAACACCGACTCCTCCAGAGCCTCAAATGCTTTTcttttcaacacacacacacacacacacacacaggcctcaGTCACCACCTACAGGTGAGTGTAAGCACTAGTAGTGGGCGTGGTGTCATTTTCATAGTCTATGACCTACATATAGGCCAGTGGCAAACTGGTGAGGCGGCTTTTTGTTCACACAAAGCAGCGGAGCAGCGGGTTGCGGGCTGTTGTCTGTAGCTCGTCCTGTAATTATCTCCATCAGTAGTAGATCTCCAGGGGATCTCACGTCCGCTGCTAAGGTGAGTCTCAGCATATGGATTTGGTTATAGCCTACACAATACAGGCTACAGTGAGCGCTCAAGAGCTGATATATCCCCTCTATAATATTCATTCTATTAAACTGAGGAGTGATGGAATGTATCATTGCTATGTGCAGATCATTATTCATTATACATTTATACCATCTTTGCAGGGAGTTTAACTTTCTTTTGCAGTTGTGTGGGCCAAACTTTTTAATTGAGGTAGCCTATTTATTAAGGCATTTGAATAAAGGTACCATCCAAATTCAGGTTAAAGGATACTGATCACCATCTAAATGCTTGTAACTTCAGTATAACAGTCCTGCTGTAGTATTTATGTCAAGGAATTCTATATGGTTACATCCTGCAGAGTAGACTGTagctattaaaaaaaaggacCTATCCTGTTTTTTCCAGGTCAGTAGGCTACACCTGCAAGGCAAggtaactttatttatttagcaaatttcagcaacaaggcaattcaaagtgctttacataaaacattaaaaagcaattaaaaacattaattaaAGAGATAATAGcataaaaaaacagctaaaatacaATGAGACCGGTATAAGTTACAGTACAGTGTAAGAAATAAACAACTGATTTAATAAAAGGCAGTGTCAAACagaaaagtcttcagccttgTTTTATAAAGAACTAAGCGCtgcagcggacctgcagttttcttgGACTTTGTTCTAGATATGTGGTGTATAAAAACTGAATGCTACTTCTCCATGTTTAGTTCTGATTCTGGGCACAGAaggcagacctgtcccagatgacctgagaggtctggatggTTCATAATGTAGCAAAAGATCAGAACTGCATTTTGGCCCTGAACCATTCAGTGATTTTATAAACTAACAGtagtatttattattaaaatcaattctttgagggacAGGATGCCAGTGTAAAGAACTGCAGTAATGTGATCcactttattttcttgtttctaATTGATTTTCTTAGGGAGACGCTTGTAGTGCACCTGTTGACCTGTGTGGCAGGATCTGTTAATGCCTGCAGCTATTATGTAATGCAAAGTGTTGTGGATTTCGCTATGTACGActtaattaatgaattattcAAGGTGACCAAGATGGTGATATAATTAAGgacctttatttaaaacaagacaaaaaaaacacgatTTCACTCTGCAGAGTATGACTAAAGACATTCTAATAGCAACCAGTACTTTATACAGTAGGGGATGGACTTAATCgcacagcatagtatgtcatcTGACAGCACATGTCATATAAACATATAGTTTTTAGTCAAATAAGGCGTATTTAGAAAACGTATACTGTACACTAATTACAAACACCATAATTCCTGCAAACAAAGCTTTAGAACAAGCGAGTTTGTTAAAGTGCATGTTTTGGCCTGTGCATGTAGAAAACTCTTCTCATTTCCCTTCTCGCATAACATAAACATAGCTCTTTGTAAGTGCCCCAGGTGTGTGGTAAGACTTGTATGTGTGCCAGGAAAATAAGTGAAGATGTTGGGACTCCTGGGTTTAATTTCATTGGTGTTTCTCTACCCACAGAAATGAATCCTAGAAGACCCCATGAGGCCTGCTTGATTTCCCCCTCAGGGCTCTGCTATGGGTTTGGGGGGGGGCTGGGTGTGCATCTAATTCCCTTTTACACCTGGTTATTAATAAACACACAGCCCCAAGGACTATTTTTCATCTTGGTTACACAGTTTTCCAAGATAACGTTAACACCGGGCAGAACATATCTTAATCTGAGTATTAGTATTCATGATTGAAAAATTATAGTGGTAGTCGATATTTTTTCTTCCAAAAACTAAATTCCTCTTGTTCAGGGTGTTCCCTCATTAAATGGACCAACTAAAATACAGGTTGTATGTAAGAAGTAAATCGtgatggaaagtaactaagtagaTTTACTCAAGTATACTGTACGCAAGTTGAGAGTATTACCATTTAATGTTACTTTTTACTTCAGCTCCACAacatttcagaggaaaatattggactttttacttcACTGCATTCGTTTAACAACTTTGAGGATTAAGGatttacaaaatatataatcgGCTCATAAAGTATGATGTATcattatagattaaactacctgacagtatataaagtagCTTTACTCCTAGCAACATAAAATGCTGCTCACACAGTAATTTCTAATGATAATCCAATATTATAAAATACTGACAGGGGCCATTCTTCTACCTTATGAATCCTTAGATTTTTAGTATTTAATATTTCTGTACTTCTACTAAAGTAACATtatgaatgcaggacttgtattGGATTATTTTTTATCTTGAGGTACTGcctctgtgttctctgtgtgcTCATGAgcatgttcttttttcttttcttttaaattgatcAATCTCTTCCAAATCCTCTGAGTTTAGTATTTAATATTTCTGTACTTCTACTAAAGTAACATtatgaatgcaggacttgtagtggagtattttttATCTTGAGGTACTGcctctgtgttctctgtgtgcTCATGAgcatgttcttttttcttttcttttaaattgatcAATCTCTTCCAAATCCTCTGTCTTCCTCCCTCACCttcacacacccccccccccttcaaacCATCTCTTTCCTACAGCTTGAATCTCACAACACTCCACCTCCATTTTCCTTCTGCCCAGCTTGAAAGATGAACTTCAAGAACTTAAGGGAGTACCTGTCCTGGCTGTACTACCAGTACCTGCTCATCACTGGCATCTATGTCCTGGAGCCCTGGGAAAAGTCCATCTTCAACTCCATCCTCTTCTCCGCCATCGCCATGGTGATCTACACCTCGTATGTCTTTGTGCCCATCCACGTGCGCCTCGCACTGGAGTTTTTCTCTAAGATCTTTGGCGGCCAGCCTGAGAGCACCATGGCACTCATGAACTAAAAGATGGAGAGAATATGGAGGAAAAAGAGGCAGCAACTGGACGGATTAGCACCTCAGATAATCAACACTGAAAATATGAAGATCTTAATGAAATGATCTGGAAATCAGAGCCTTACTATCTTCTTTACATCCCAAGCCCTCTGGTGTTACCCCATGGTATTAGACACACAACTCTGCATTACTTTCACCCCCTCGCTGTGAAACGTCTTGTGAAATGTTGATTGTcctatttgtttttgtctttctcaCCATATGTCCTTGCGTGAGTGCATACCACCTCTGGGTTTTGCATGATAGGGTTATACATGGGTAGTACATAGTACTCGTCTCACTACAAAATACTAGACTCTCTTCTTTCCATCATGACTTTTATGCTACAGTCCTTAAAGGGGCCTTCCGGCGATTTAGTATGTCACTTccataaaaaaaacctgttagAGACAGATTCAAAACCCCAAGCCATTTACTATGTAGTGTACTAAATTCTCTGTCGTTTTATAGTGTCTAAATTTGGAGTGTGACATTTATGCAGCGTTTAGTGCCCACAAACGTGCCAACAATAGAGCAAAAAGTGCTGTGTTCTAGGACACTATTTTCTGCAATAAATCCCATATAGcaatcattgcattttatagaCGCAAAATGATTCATAAGTGTCTGAATTCTAAATTTACTACTGGAGTAGTGAACAAGTAAACGAGGGAGTGCATGGTTCATACACAGCCTTAGGAAAGCTCCTTTCAGAGTTCCCCTTTAACTGTGTTTATCTGCTGCATGTTCAACGCCATGTTATCACCGATTGGGAATTGCTCTCTGATAAAACAGGAGTTAGAACT of Sander lucioperca isolate FBNREF2018 chromosome 5, SLUC_FBN_1.2, whole genome shotgun sequence contains these proteins:
- the sptssb gene encoding serine palmitoyltransferase small subunit B — its product is MNFKNLREYLSWLYYQYLLITGIYVLEPWEKSIFNSILFSAIAMVIYTSYVFVPIHVRLALEFFSKIFGGQPESTMALMN